The genomic interval TCATAAAAAACCGTACAGTTCTCATCATTTTTTTTGGGTGTGATGGGCGCTGTTTTAGGCTTCGTTGAAAAGGAGAGTATCACATTGCTGAGTGCTGTTATCGATGCGTCATCAACTTTTAAAGAAGGCTTGGCAAACGATCCGCTCATTTTTTGTTCAAACGTTGCGCATCCTCTTGCGTCTAAAAGCGCTGTTTTAAGATCGATGAATTTTTCATCAATTATATTAACAGCCCCTTTCATTGCAACACGATTCGTTGCCGTACTGAGTGCTACGTCACTGAGGTGTATTTCAGAATAGCCTATGTCTATTTTGGTATTGATCTCTTTTAAAAGGGTATTGCCGCCTTTTAAGACACCTGTTGCACCAGAGATAAGATTGCCAAGAGAAAACCCTTTTGAGCGCTGATTGGGATCAAGCATGAATGCGATTTTATCGACGTCATACCCTTTAAGTGTCACATCTGTTCCATACAGTTGGACAAAACCGTTTAAGGTGCTCTTAAATGCGTGAGAATCACCGACAAAGAACGAGAGCCTAAGATCGCCATTGACATTACCTTCAAGCAATTCTTGATTGAGTAATTCACGAGAGAGCATTGCCAACTTTAAATCAACAATTTTGCTTTTAATCGAAATCTTAGGTTGTTTGCCACTTAAGTCAAATTTGCCACTTCCTTGGATGGGTGTCTCAAAAAGCGTATAATGGAGGTTTTCGCTGACGGCTATTGCATCTTTGATCTCAAAAGACATCGACAGGTCTTTAAGCGCATAACGACCGTATTGAATCTTATCGATATGGGTGTCTGCCGTAAAAAAGAGCGCTTGAAGATGATGTTTTGAAGTATCGTACTGGATGTGATTGATGTCTAAATCGATCTTATCAAAATCAATTTGTGTGTTGCTTTTTTGATCAACATAGACAATATTTGCATTACTAAATTTAATTTTTTTAACATTAACAAGGGGGAATCCATCTTCTTGTTCAAGGATTATATCTCCCTCTTTAGCCTTCTTATCAGTGATTTTTGGCACGGGAGGCAATTCATAGTTAAACGTGCCCTCTTTGGTCTTTTCAACCAACAAACTGAGGCTATCAATCGCGATATGTCTTACTTTAATCTCTTTTTTCAGCAAAGCAGAAAGATCCAGTGCCACATCAAAGCTTCCTAGTTTTGCAAAAGGAACTTCAGCGTGGTAGGATGGATTGGTAATTTCAACATCAAAGATGCTCACCCCAGCAGGTGAGAGAGAAAGCGTGATGTCGCCACGAATCATCACTTCATAGCCCGTACTCTCTTTAATCGCTTTTTGAATGCGAGGCTTGTACTCGTTAAAATCAATGACTTTAATAAGCAAGAAAAAAGCAACGATACTAAAGGCAAAAAACAACACGATACTTAACACTATCTTCTGAAACATTTCTACCTCTTCGTGTCTAAATATTTTCGATAATTTTCTTTACGATGCCCAGCGGATCTGCGCTATAATAGATCGGTCGCCCCACCACAATAAAATCAGACTGCTGTGCTTTAGCCATTTCCAAATCAGCAACTCTTTCTTGGTCATTACTGCTCTCACCAAAAGGACGAATGCCTGGTGTTAGCGTTAGAAATGAAGACGCCGTATGCGCTTTAATATTTAAGCTCTCATAGACGGAGCAGACCACTCCATTCAAACCACTCTCATACGCATCTTTAGCAAAATCAACCGCTTTTTGGGCAATCGGCGTTTTATAAATCGCTTCAAAAGAGGCGTTGTCAAAACTAGTCAATGCGGTTACGGCTAAAACAATCGGTGGGTTTGGAAGTGCATTCACACGCTCCATGACCATACGCATCGCTTTAACGCCACTTGAGGCATGAACGTTGAACATATCCACACCTAAACTTACCATCGACTCCGCGGCATCTGCCATGGTGTTGGGGATGTCGTGGATTTTGAGGTCTAAAAAGAGTTTAAAATGAGGGTTGATCGCTTTGATCTCATGCAAAAGTGCTTCGCCGTCTCGAATAAAAGAGCGAAGCCCCACTTTAAGCCAAACGTCTTCACTTTTGAGTTTTTGAATCAGAGCGATATTTTCAGCCTTACTTGGTAAATCAAGCGCAACACAGAGCTTCATCTATTTGGCTTCTCCATCTTTACAAATCGCGTCTAAAACACCGTTGATAAACTTAGGGCTTGTCTCGTTGCAGAGCTTTTTCGCCAGTTCAATCGCTTCGTTGATTATGACCGCATTATCGAGTTCTGAGTACAAAACTTCATACGCGCCCAGTCTTAAAATGGCACGTTCAAGCGTTCCAATTTCACTGAGATTCCACTCTTTCAGATGAAGATTGATCGCTTCATCAATGATGACTAAATGCTCTTTTACACCATGGTACAACCCAAGGGCAAACTCTTTTTGCTGATTTCGAATCTTTTTTTCTTCAAAAAGTTCATCTATAAATTTTTCAATTCCAGGATTTCCAATATCTTCTGCGTACAAAAGGGTAATAATGCTCTCTCTTGCTTGATGTCGTGTTGCCAAAGCGTTTCCTTATAGGTGTTTGTAAAGGCTAATGAGTTCGATCAAACCTGTCATGGCTTCAAAGCCTTTATTGCCGGCTTTACTGCCCGCACGCTCGATCGCTTGCTCGATATTATCGGTGGTTAAAACACCAAAGGTGACGGGTTTTTGGTACTTAAGTGCCGTATTGGCAACGCCTTTGGTCGCTTCTGCCGCAACGTAGTCAAAATGAGGCGTACTGCCACGAATAATCGCACCCACACAACACACAGCGTCATACTTGCCACTGCTTAAGATTTTATCGAGCGCTAAAGGAATTTCATACGCCCCAGGGACTAAAATAAGGTCTAAATTCTTCTCATCGCCGCCATGACGAATAAACGCATCTTTCGCACCTTCAACTAAACGATCAGTGATAATATGGTTAAATCGGCTGTTGATAATCGCCACTTTTTCTTTACCATTTAGGGAGAGTTTTCCTTCAATAATATTCATAATGTTCCTTTTTTACTTTCTCTCATAATACACTATTTTTCGTTACACTTTGATTAGAAGCGGTTGAGGAACTATTTAAAGATGCCTAAAGGCTTACCAATCGGTAAAAATGACTTTCCAAAATGATGATTGAGCAAAATTGCTCCAGAGCCATAAAACGAGAGAAATGCAATGCCAAGTTCCGCATAAGCAGCTAGCGTGTGTGCGCCATGAAACCAGCCAAATGTGTCGCCAATCAGCCCTAAAAAGAGAAGATCAATCAAAATAAAAATCGCAAGCAGAACCTTGTTGGTCTCTACCGCACCAATGGTCATAAAAAGCGTGAAAACAAGATACCCAATGAACGCAAAACCAAGCTGTTTGCCATCAGCTTGTGACGCAATAACTTCACCAAAAAGACCCAGCTTAATCATCCACGAAAGCGCCACGCCAAACCAAAAAAAGGCATACGCGCCAAAGGCAGTTGCCCCAAACGTATTATTGTGTTTAAAGTCAAAGAAACAGGCAATGAGCTGAACAAATGCGCCTAAAAAAATAGCCCAAGGTAAGACGAGTGAAAGACCCAGCGTCAACCCCAATTTTTGCGATGAAGCGACCAGTGTCACCATAGCCAAACCAAAAAGCCCCAGTGGCGTTGGGTCAGCAACAATAGTTTTAATGTGTTGAATGTCTTGAGTCACGATACACTCTCCCTTTATTTAAAATAAAGAGAGAATTGTAGTCTAACGTTCTAATAATCGCGTGACAATTTACTTTTTCTTCCACACGCTTACATGTAAAGATTTTACGACCTCTTTTCGCGCACTTTCATGGGTGCTCAAGCGCATTTCCACAGGCGTTACATGTAAATCAAAAAAGGGCGATAAATGCTCGCTTAGTGCATCGAATGTACTGTATTTTTCGCCATTTTTCTTAACACCACCGAGCCATTTGGCACGAGGTGTTTTGGCTTCATCCCAGTCGTAGCTACTGGCAATAACCAAAAATCCTTGTGGGTTCAGACGCTCTTTGATCTTCTCTAAAAAAAGCGCAGGATCATACAAGGTATCGAGCACATCATTGGCTAAAATGAGGTCATATCCATCAAAATAGGGCTTCATATTGTGCGGATCAGCCTGCCAAAATTCGACTTTTTGAACACGTGGATCAATGCCAAAATCACTCAAATTTCTCTCGATAAAGAGTGCGAGTTCGCCCTCTTCTTTTAAAGTATATTTGAGTTTGCCACTCTCTTTAAAGTTGGTCGCAAGTCTGACAACGCGTGCGGTGAATTCAATGCCATGCACCATCTCAAAATGACGCGCAAGCGCAAAGGTTCCACGCCCTACCCCACAGCCAATTTCAAGCGCTCTGTTTTTTTCGCCACCAAGTGCGATGCAAAACTGAGCCATTGTTTCATAGTAGTTGTTCTTTTTTTCTCCAAAATGGGCATCGCACATTTTGGCAAGTGCAAAGTCTGTCTCGTAAAAGACCGAATGTGTCTCCACAGACTCATTGGATTCAATGTAGCGAAAACCCGCATGTTGGTAAAAATGACGACGAAACGCGTAACGTGAAGCTCGAATGATTTCATTGCCCGTGCTAATCCACGAGCCGCCTTTGATGATGTTATGTCGATCGTCAAACGTCGGAACGGAAAAATCATCGTAGAGCGGATGGACGCAAAAACCATCAAACCCATTCATCGGCGTCTCACTCCACTGCCACACATTGCCGATCACATCGTAAAAATCACCAAAGGCGAAGGTATCGATAGGCACACTTGAAGCAAAATACTCTAGGTTGATATTAGCAGGGGCTTTGTCCCAAAACAGCTCTTCAACCTTTACATGTAAATCTCGAAGAACATACCACTCCTCTTCACTGGGGAGGCGAATAGGTTTGCCTGTTTTATGACTTTTCCAGTTGCAAAACGCTTTGGCTTCGAGGTAATTAATCTCGACAGGCCAACTCCATGGCATGGGGATTTCTTCTGCCATCAAGCGAAGGAAATAGCCATCCTCATCTTTGCTCCAAAACAGAGGCATCGTGGCATTTTTGTAGGTTTTCCACTTCCAACCCTCTTCATTCCAGAAACGCTCGTTTTCATACCCAGCATCTTCGACAAAGCCCAAAAATTCGGCATTACTCACAAGGTATTTGGAGGCTTTAAAGTCTTTTACCTCTTTTACATGTAAACCGTATTCGTTATCCCAACCGTACAGCGCGTCATCTTTTTTCTTTTCCAAACGAAGCGTTGTGCCGTTTACGCATATCAGTTCATTTTCCACAACAGGCGTATCAAGCGGACACGTTTTCCAAAAATCGCTTGGCGTTACACACTCAAGTGGCAGTTGGCGAATCAGCACCGATGACGTCTCTAAATGAATGCGCTCATGCTCAATACCCATCATAATCGCCCAAAACGGGCTTTCCCATGAAATTGGCATAACAAGCGGTAAGGTATCAATCAGCTCTAAGATTTTCATTTTCACTTGCTCACGATAAGCGCGAATTTCAGCAATTCTAGGCCATTTGTAGTGCGATTGGTTCAGATCATCCCAACTCATTTCATCCACACCAATCGCAAAGATCGACTCGAATGTGGGGTTAATGCGCTTATCAATCAACTTAGCAAGAACCAGTTTATTGATAAAAAAGGTCGCCGTATGACCAAAATAAAAAACCAGCGGATGACGCAGAGGATCTGCGGTGAGATAATAGCTTTCGTCATCCTTCATCAGCTCAAAGAGTTTCTCATAGACCGTGTAGGTTTGGAGAAAATACTCCCTGATTTCTTGCCTTTTTTGCTCGCTTGTTCCTTGATTGAGAAGAATGTTGCGCGTTGGGATCAGTTGCATCTTATGCCTTTAAGCTCTCTTGAATCGTTTTAATATCCTTAATTGCCAAAGCTAAATCATCAAGATCAAGCATATTCGGGCCATCGCAAAGTGCTTCGCACGGGTTAAAGTGTGTTTCAAAGAAGAAACCATCCACACCAACAGCTGCGGCTGAGCGTGAAAGAGGTCTTACAAACTCACGTTTTCCACCGCTTTTGCCACCCTCAGCTCCTGGCATTTGTACCGAATGGGTTGCATCAAAAACGACAGGCGCAAATTCGCGCATGATGCCAAAACTACGTGCATCGACGACTAAATTGCCGTACCCAAACGTTGAACCGCGCTCTGTGAGCCATACGCCTGCTTTTTTAGCGGCTTCGTAGCCCTCTTCTTTCACACCTCTGGTATCCAACACTTTTTTAACCGAATAGCGCATATCAGCAGGATTCAAAAATTGTCCTTTTTTGATATTAACCACGCATTTAGTCTGCGCTGCTGCGACTAAAAGATCGGTCTGGCGACATAAAAATGCCGGAATTTGAAGCACATCAACGACTTCGCCGACAGGTTTGGCTTGGGTGTAGTCGTGAATATCGGTTAAGAGTTTATACCCAAACTGAGCTCTCACTTCATCCAAAAGCTTCAAACCTTCATCCATCCCAGGACCCCTGAAACTATCGATACTGGTACGATTGGCTTTATCAAAACTGCTTTTAAAATAAAAATCAATGGTTGGATCTTCGTGATAGCTCATTAATTTCTCTGCAACCCTAAAAAGGCTGTCTCTGCTTTCGATAACACACGGTCCTGCAATTAAAATCATTCTTTCTCCTTTGCGACAATAACGCCGCTAATAATGACCAAGAGTATACCAAATAGTCCAATAATATCTGGTAAACCATCTCCTAATACCACGCCAATAATCAGCGAAAAGAAAATAATCGAATACCCAGCCGCCCCTACAATTCCCGCTTTTGTGGTCGCAAACGCCTTGGTCATATAGACTTGCCCAATCGCCCCAGACAATCCCATCAAAAGAATATAAAGCCATTGAATCCCCACAGGAGCAACGAATTTTCCTAACATAAAATCAAACATCGGTGTGTGAAAGTATTCACTCAAAACCATAAAAAGTGCGGGGAAAAACGTTCCTGTTGAGACAAAGGCTAAGACAATGACGCGCGTATCGTAGACTCTATTAAGCTCTCTGACACTCGTATACGCAAGGGCGGCGCCCAGACCGCTGAAAAGTCCGAAGAGATCGGTTTTGGAGAGCATGAGTCCGTTTGGCTTCATCACACAAACAATGCCAATAAAGCCAATAAAAACCGCCACCCACCCTTTCCAACCAATGGTCTCCTTTAAAAAGAAAAACGCCAAAATAGCGGTGAAAATAGGCGCGGTTCGTGAAAATGTGATCGCATCGGCGAGGGGAATATGCGCGATATTGTAGAAAAAAACCAGCATGGAAGCAAACCCAATGAGAGCTCGAAAAAGGAGTAACCAAGGCTTTCCACCCACTTGTTTGATGGGAAGTTTGAAGATGCTAAGGGCTACAAAAATCATCGTAACGCCATTACGAAAAAAGACCACTTCCACCGAATCCATATTTTGACTGAGCACCTTAGCAAAAGCCCCATCAAACGCAAAACTAAACGAGGAGATCAGCATAAACAAAACGCCTCTGTTTATACCGCCAATAAACTGTCCCAAAATAACTCCGATCGATCCTAAGTGCGTTATCTTAATCAATTCTGTGTTAAAATCCGTTGATTTTTCGATCTTGATTAGGGAGAGTAGATGAATCTTCAGCCATTTTTAGAGTACACACTGTTAGGACTCCCCGTTGCCCATATCACCATTGCCCTTGCCATTTTTCTCTTTGCACTTCTTTTTAAAAATATTCTTGCCGCGATCATTCTAAAACCCTTTAAAACCATTGCAAAACGCACCAAAACGACGACCGATGATAAACTGATCCTCGTCGCTGAAGAGCCTTTAAAATTCTCAATCATTCTTGTGGGTGCGTATATTGCGACGTTGTGGCTTCCTTTTTCCAACTTTGATCGGGTCGTTGATCTACTGATAAAATCTTTTATTACGTTTATGATTTTTTGGATTTTGTACCGTATTGTCGATAGCTTTTCCAATATTTTTAATTTT from Sulfurospirillum multivorans DSM 12446 carries:
- a CDS encoding DMT family transporter, translating into MLISSFSFAFDGAFAKVLSQNMDSVEVVFFRNGVTMIFVALSIFKLPIKQVGGKPWLLLFRALIGFASMLVFFYNIAHIPLADAITFSRTAPIFTAILAFFFLKETIGWKGWVAVFIGFIGIVCVMKPNGLMLSKTDLFGLFSGLGAALAYTSVRELNRVYDTRVIVLAFVSTGTFFPALFMVLSEYFHTPMFDFMLGKFVAPVGIQWLYILLMGLSGAIGQVYMTKAFATTKAGIVGAAGYSIIFFSLIIGVVLGDGLPDIIGLFGILLVIISGVIVAKEKE
- the ovoA gene encoding 5-histidylcysteine sulfoxide synthase → MQLIPTRNILLNQGTSEQKRQEIREYFLQTYTVYEKLFELMKDDESYYLTADPLRHPLVFYFGHTATFFINKLVLAKLIDKRINPTFESIFAIGVDEMSWDDLNQSHYKWPRIAEIRAYREQVKMKILELIDTLPLVMPISWESPFWAIMMGIEHERIHLETSSVLIRQLPLECVTPSDFWKTCPLDTPVVENELICVNGTTLRLEKKKDDALYGWDNEYGLHVKEVKDFKASKYLVSNAEFLGFVEDAGYENERFWNEEGWKWKTYKNATMPLFWSKDEDGYFLRLMAEEIPMPWSWPVEINYLEAKAFCNWKSHKTGKPIRLPSEEEWYVLRDLHVKVEELFWDKAPANINLEYFASSVPIDTFAFGDFYDVIGNVWQWSETPMNGFDGFCVHPLYDDFSVPTFDDRHNIIKGGSWISTGNEIIRASRYAFRRHFYQHAGFRYIESNESVETHSVFYETDFALAKMCDAHFGEKKNNYYETMAQFCIALGGEKNRALEIGCGVGRGTFALARHFEMVHGIEFTARVVRLATNFKESGKLKYTLKEEGELALFIERNLSDFGIDPRVQKVEFWQADPHNMKPYFDGYDLILANDVLDTLYDPALFLEKIKERLNPQGFLVIASSYDWDEAKTPRAKWLGGVKKNGEKYSTFDALSEHLSPFFDLHVTPVEMRLSTHESARKEVVKSLHVSVWKKK
- the nusB gene encoding transcription antitermination factor NusB encodes the protein MATRHQARESIITLLYAEDIGNPGIEKFIDELFEEKKIRNQQKEFALGLYHGVKEHLVIIDEAINLHLKEWNLSEIGTLERAILRLGAYEVLYSELDNAVIINEAIELAKKLCNETSPKFINGVLDAICKDGEAK
- a CDS encoding AsmA family protein; amino-acid sequence: MFQKIVLSIVLFFAFSIVAFFLLIKVIDFNEYKPRIQKAIKESTGYEVMIRGDITLSLSPAGVSIFDVEITNPSYHAEVPFAKLGSFDVALDLSALLKKEIKVRHIAIDSLSLLVEKTKEGTFNYELPPVPKITDKKAKEGDIILEQEDGFPLVNVKKIKFSNANIVYVDQKSNTQIDFDKIDLDINHIQYDTSKHHLQALFFTADTHIDKIQYGRYALKDLSMSFEIKDAIAVSENLHYTLFETPIQGSGKFDLSGKQPKISIKSKIVDLKLAMLSRELLNQELLEGNVNGDLRLSFFVGDSHAFKSTLNGFVQLYGTDVTLKGYDVDKIAFMLDPNQRSKGFSLGNLISGATGVLKGGNTLLKEINTKIDIGYSEIHLSDVALSTATNRVAMKGAVNIIDEKFIDLKTALLDARGCATFEQKMSGSFAKPSLKVDDASITALSNVILSFSTKPKTAPITPKKNDENCTVFYEGVIKHPVVTTTPLGE
- the pyrF gene encoding orotidine-5'-phosphate decarboxylase, giving the protein MKLCVALDLPSKAENIALIQKLKSEDVWLKVGLRSFIRDGEALLHEIKAINPHFKLFLDLKIHDIPNTMADAAESMVSLGVDMFNVHASSGVKAMRMVMERVNALPNPPIVLAVTALTSFDNASFEAIYKTPIAQKAVDFAKDAYESGLNGVVCSVYESLNIKAHTASSFLTLTPGIRPFGESSNDQERVADLEMAKAQQSDFIVVGRPIYYSADPLGIVKKIIENI
- the kdsA gene encoding 3-deoxy-8-phosphooctulonate synthase — protein: MILIAGPCVIESRDSLFRVAEKLMSYHEDPTIDFYFKSSFDKANRTSIDSFRGPGMDEGLKLLDEVRAQFGYKLLTDIHDYTQAKPVGEVVDVLQIPAFLCRQTDLLVAAAQTKCVVNIKKGQFLNPADMRYSVKKVLDTRGVKEEGYEAAKKAGVWLTERGSTFGYGNLVVDARSFGIMREFAPVVFDATHSVQMPGAEGGKSGGKREFVRPLSRSAAAVGVDGFFFETHFNPCEALCDGPNMLDLDDLALAIKDIKTIQESLKA
- a CDS encoding acetate uptake transporter; the encoded protein is MTQDIQHIKTIVADPTPLGLFGLAMVTLVASSQKLGLTLGLSLVLPWAIFLGAFVQLIACFFDFKHNNTFGATAFGAYAFFWFGVALSWMIKLGLFGEVIASQADGKQLGFAFIGYLVFTLFMTIGAVETNKVLLAIFILIDLLFLGLIGDTFGWFHGAHTLAAYAELGIAFLSFYGSGAILLNHHFGKSFLPIGKPLGIFK
- the ribH gene encoding 6,7-dimethyl-8-ribityllumazine synthase, which translates into the protein MNIIEGKLSLNGKEKVAIINSRFNHIITDRLVEGAKDAFIRHGGDEKNLDLILVPGAYEIPLALDKILSSGKYDAVCCVGAIIRGSTPHFDYVAAEATKGVANTALKYQKPVTFGVLTTDNIEQAIERAGSKAGNKGFEAMTGLIELISLYKHL